Proteins encoded within one genomic window of Glycine soja cultivar W05 chromosome 1, ASM419377v2, whole genome shotgun sequence:
- the LOC114409913 gene encoding uncharacterized protein At4g28440-like isoform X2: MVMQKGRSDGPQSRQMRIAECLVGDETGMIIFTARNDQVDMMKEGATVTLRNAKIDMFKGSMRLAADKWGRVEVTEPASFTVKEDNNLSLIEYELVNVVVE; this comes from the exons ATGGTGATGCAGAAAGGTCGTTCTGATGGTCCTCAATCCCGCCAAATGCGAATTGCTGAATGTTTGGTTGGTGATGAGACTGGAATGATCATATTCACTGCCAGAAATGATCAAG TGGATATGATGAAAGAGGGTGCTACTGTGACCCTGCGCAATGCCAAAATTGACATGTTCAAAGGATCAATGAGGCTTGCTGCGGACAAGTGGGGCCGTGTGGAAGTCACAGAACCTGCTAGTTTCACTGTGAAGGAAGATAATAACTTGTCTCTCATTGAGTATGAACTGGTGAATGTTGTTGTGGAATGA
- the LOC114409913 gene encoding uncharacterized protein At4g28440-like isoform X1 — MADSKPGLRKPVFTKVDQLRPGTSGHTLTVKVVDAKMVMQKGRSDGPQSRQMRIAECLVGDETGMIIFTARNDQVDMMKEGATVTLRNAKIDMFKGSMRLAADKWGRVEVTEPASFTVKEDNNLSLIEYELVNVVVE; from the exons ATGGCAGATTCCAAACCAGGATTGAGGAAGCCAGTGTTCACCAAGGTCGATCAGCTTCGTCCAGGGACCAGCGGGCACACTTTAACTGTGAAGGTGGTCGATGCTAAGATGGTGATGCAGAAAGGTCGTTCTGATGGTCCTCAATCCCGCCAAATGCGAATTGCTGAATGTTTGGTTGGTGATGAGACTGGAATGATCATATTCACTGCCAGAAATGATCAAG TGGATATGATGAAAGAGGGTGCTACTGTGACCCTGCGCAATGCCAAAATTGACATGTTCAAAGGATCAATGAGGCTTGCTGCGGACAAGTGGGGCCGTGTGGAAGTCACAGAACCTGCTAGTTTCACTGTGAAGGAAGATAATAACTTGTCTCTCATTGAGTATGAACTGGTGAATGTTGTTGTGGAATGA